DNA from Quercus lobata isolate SW786 chromosome 1, ValleyOak3.0 Primary Assembly, whole genome shotgun sequence:
acacacacataattaCTTTAGACGCATTATATCAAACACCTTCATACTATACAATAACTCAAGAGTTCCCGATGACCCATTACCACTCCACCGctaatcacacacacacacaacgaGAGACAAAAGAAAGCCCTCCAATTTAGCCAGAGATATCGATTACCCTGATATTGGGTCTACTAGTACTGGCCTCCACTTTGGGAACAATGACAGTGAGAACCCCATTATGCATGGACGCCTTCAGTTGCTCAATGAAGCCATTGTCTGGGATCTTGAACCTGCTCATGAAGTTGCCGCTCTCGACACTGACCTGGAGGACTCGATCATCTTGGAGCTCAACCAACACGTCCTCGTTCGGAACACTAAGCTTCAACACGTGGGCTCTCGGGGTTTCCCTCCAAT
Protein-coding regions in this window:
- the LOC115993200 gene encoding 18.5 kDa class I heat shock protein-like codes for the protein MSIVPVSDQERSVSNSNDSTQDLWDPLALDLSNWDPFSDFPFPSPLHSLSTFFSPHYFPFGASVNTRLDWRETPRAHVLKLSVPNEDVLVELQDDRVLQVSVESGNFMSRFKIPDNGFIEQLKASMHNGVLTVIVPKVEASTSRPNIRVIDISG